The Populus alba chromosome 6, ASM523922v2, whole genome shotgun sequence genomic interval acatttagattaTTTGTTGCTAGATATCgattacctttaaaaaaaaataaaggggttCGTACCTCACGAACAGGAGATTTTGAGATGAGAGAAGAGGCCTCCGTCCTGAAAATGGAGCGAGTTTGGGATAAATTGTTGTCGGAGAGATATCGATCGACGATGAATGCGATTTGGAGCGGAGTTACTTTCCCCTTTCCAACAAGAGAATCGCTTTTTTTCGACTTGGATTTGTTTTGCTTCCccatcttttgatttttcagaaGGTGGGCTGGCAGGCGGGCgggtgtgtgtgagagagagagagagagagcgggagagggagggagagagagagatagagagcgGGAGAGGGAGGGAAATGAGATGGTGGGAGGGAGAGTTTATCAGAGGAGAGGTCGAGAGGGGGCGGgaggttttaaaataattgggTGGGAGGTGAaaggtttttactttttagcgGTTGTTTGGGCTTTGCCCTTTGCATTTTGGTTCCCGCCGCGGGAAACTCATACTGGATTTTAAGCGCTAATTGCTGTCgattttaagtgtgttttacgttctggtaatgttttttttttttttaatgttgttaaaaaaaattatttatttatttttagtactaacatgtaaaaataaaaaaatacataaatttaaattttttaaaaggaaaaacccttttaaaaaacaattaaaagcagAAGTAAAATACATTGATTTTggccttatattttttttcaaattattttctatatgaTAATCTCATTCTCACAACCGAGTTTACAAATTTAGCAAGTTTATCCCAGttaggctatttttttttaattaatttttttttttatttgatatttttttatagaaaattgagttttctagtttatttcGCTTGCTTTCAATAGGATTGTCATACTCTTGTGACTCGAGTTGAAAGTTTTGTAAGTTAACCAAGGTTGATCCGAATCAtctaatttattgttatttcaatattaaaaagatattttttgcatcgtatttttaattcattgttgatttttgtatatatttaaaaacatgttagtggCATATACACATCTTTTtacagttttaaaaaaattatccgaTCAATGGTGCAACGTATGCCAAGCATAACTTTGAAACCTGACCCAATGATCAACCTGGTCTAATGATCGGAtcacgggtcagatgggttgatctaggtcaaccaaaaaaaaaacactaggaTTCAAAAGAACACAAAGCTCTCATCTTTTATGTTCTCGCGGGGTTCTTCAAGAGTTCAACCACTGCAATCACGTGTTTTTCAACTAAACCAATCACCATGAGATGTGATTTCTTTCTCTCGAGAAACTTATTACCCATCTTCTTCGCTCTACcaagtaagtttttttattatgaaatgtctctcttcatttccttcactttattcttttttgaCAGATCTACTAAAACCTTCCTCTGTTTATCCTCTATTTGCctgcatttccttttttttttagggttttccaGATATCAAATATTAGGGTTGCTTTTAAACCCtaaattttcttggttttgtcGTGTATTCTTCTCCTATTAGATTATTAGGTTAATGGGTCTCCCTCGTTGATTACTCCTTGGCTCTTTTATCTATAAATTCAAAGGAGATGATAACTTTAATGAAAATGGTAGCTTAGGTAATTCTATTGGTGATGTTGAGAGGCCAGGTCTCAGCTAGGTTTATCCAGGTCATCTGAGTTCTAGGTCGACTGGATTTCGTTGAGCCAACTCCCCGTCAAGTTTTTACTTAGACCCAAATTAGTTcggtttttaaaactataatgcCAGGTATCTAGTGGAAACTAATTTCGGATGTTTTATCTTGTACGGGAAGGACTACCATATTATACGTATGAAAAAACATGCATGGAAAGAAATACGCAATgcaataatacaaaataaagcaATTTCTAGCTGTAATGGGTATATAAATAGAAGCTTATGAATAATTCCAATAGTGGAATAATCCAAGTTAATAATAGAATTTGAACTTTAACATTTCAGATTGAAATTAAAACCTATCCTAGCAAAACCGTGGTATTGTTAGGCTAATCAACATTGTAAatatttcttcttgttttttttattttttttttgggtggcaACCTCATCCTTGAATCCAGAAAAAGTAAAACAAGTCCTGGGGCCTTGGAATTCAAGGCACCCCCCTTAACGAAATATATTTTAGGTCCAATccagttaataataataaaagcccACTCAACTCAACAAGAAAATCTTTTAATTCTGACAATACAAGTAGAGATCATGAAGTTCATAGCATCAAATTAAGCAGTAGCGTAGCAGATGATACATTTCAAGCCTCACGCCTTATTAAACCTCTTAGGCACCGCCATTAATGGTTCAGATTTACGCACTGTTATTCCCATTCTATCCTTCATATCTACACCGGCTGGGTTGACATTAGCTTCAAATTCCCAGTCAAAATGGTGAAGCAAGGACCCCAAAGCAAGGTGAAGAACTCGATGAGCTAGCGGCACACCTGCACACATTCGTCTCCCGGCTCCAAAAGGAATGAACTCCAAATCTTGACCTCTATAGTCAACTCTTGCTCCGATGAACCTTTCAGGCATGAATGACGAAGGATCATCCCATGAATCTGGGTCTCTCCCAATAGCCCAAGCATTAACCAGAACTTGTGTGTTCCTGGGTATATCATATCCCATGAAAGTGGTGTCTTGCACTGCTCTTCTTGGAACTAGAAAGGGAACTGGAGGGTGTAGTCGCAGAGTTTCCTTCACCACAGCTTGCAAGAATGGAAGATTTTCCATGTCACTCTCTTCAACTTTCTTGCTTGCTCGAACTACTTGAGCAAGCTCTGCTTTAACCTTGATCATCGACTCTGGGTTGCATAGGAGCTCGGTCAGTGCCCATTCAACAGTACTGCTGGTGGTTTCTGAACCGGCCATAAATATTTCCTGAATTGGATTTGCAATTAATATGTGATTAATGAACAGTTGCAAGACCATGtccatcatgaaataaataatattgtgaCATGACCTAATTAAATTCCTGGtaatcaaagaagaaaagacaagaCTTCTCTCCAACTTCATCGCTCGGAAGAAAATGATGcgtctttattttattctactcGGGAAAAAACAAAGGCATCATAAACTTGTAATACTCCTAAGCGAATATCCAACTTCATctacaaggaaaataaatggAAGTTATGGTAAAACTAGAGAATTACCAGTATAAAAATGTTGAGGTCCCGTTCTGAAAGTTTATCAGGCTCATCTTTTCCATTGCCTCTGAACTCAAGCAGAACATCTAAGAAATCCCTCCTCGAATCACTTGTCACTTTCTTATCCTCCACCCTTTCCTTCACAAACTTTGAAGCAATCTCCATGGCCTTCCCAAGATCCCTCTCCATGTTCTTCCTCAATCCTTGTAGGTCTAGCCGCCTCAACCATGGAAAAAAATCCGCCAGATTAGCATGCCCTGACCACTCCATTAGCCCCATCATTGCATCAAAAAATTCAGATCCCACCTTTGATTCTGGATCTAATAAGTCACGTGAAAGCATAAGATTTCCTAACATATTAAATGTCATCAAGAACACAAACCGTGCAACATGAATTCCGGAAGCCTTCCCGACTTTACACGACTCCTCTTCAATCCATTGCAGCATATCATCAACACATTTTCTACGTATAGAAGCTGTTTCATTGATGCGTTTGGTTACTATCATGTCTACAGTGACCAGCCGCCTGAGGACGCGCCAATACGAACCATACGGTGCGAGGGCCAGGGAGCCTTGATCGTAGCCGTGGGCACGCAATGTTTCCGTTATGGTGCGATCAGAAAATGATAGGTCATGGTTCTTGAAGAACTCAGTTGCAGCCTTAGCTGATAGAATCACCATGGTGTTCATAGCACCGAGTCTTAGCCAAATAACATCACCATGCTTCTGTCTCATGTCTGCTAGAGTCCGGTGTGGCATTGAACCAAGATCAAACAGGTTCCCAAGTATTGGCCATCCTGATGGCCCCGGAGGGTGCCTTTTTCGGCCGGACTTTGCACGGAGGAGGAGCAGGGATAGGAGTGCTAATGAGAAAAGGCTGAGGGAAATGGAAAGGTTTGAAGGCCACAACCACTCCATGGCTTGGTATGATGAAATGAGCTCTGCTTCTGTTAAATAGGCGTAACTAGCTACCATTAAGGTGCTGTTTGTTGAGGGTCACTTCTACACAGACAAATGGAATAAGATCTGCCGCCAATGGATACCgaaacaaaatatattcaatCCCAGATACACATGTCTAATATAATTGGATTGATTAGTGACATATTTCATATAATAAGACAAAAGGATTCCTCGAAGTGAATTGAGAGAATCAACTTGAAAGAGCATTTGGCatcttcaattaattaattaattaattaattaatggaagAGTAAATTGTCTCTGTAAAACCTTGATTATCAATCTCGATACATAAAAGATGTCTAAAAGATATcttgattgttaaaaaaatatatgatggtCTGTGCTTCGAAACGAGCCACGTTCTCTGCATTTGAATTTGGTGGCACTGTCCATctctccatttttttgtttttgagattttaataatCGTAAGACGTGGAAATCATTCATTGATCAACGAGTCGACTGTTTGCTTTCGGGTctgtttttttatcctatatatAACTTGAGTTGGGCTTTAATGGTTTCTATTTTTATGAACGGAAAATTCATATGTGTGTGTAGGGGGGGCGCGTGTTATCTTAATATTGAGATATGTTTGTATtatattggattaaaaaaattatatatatatatatattactattttattttttgttgaataataaataatagtctTACAATAGATATTCACATAGATATCTAAAACTTAATAGatataatatgaatatattttcttatctgAATAGGGTatggataaaaagaaaatataatccATGAATATCAATCGTCATCCTTATCTGTTGCATAACATTGTTGGCTTCAAAAGCAAATCAACATTCCATTTTTTCATTCTCAATGATGGTTTGATGCTGCTTGAGGTAGACCCTCTGATAACATATTCTAATAATGACATgagacattttgttttttaatattatttccatTCATATTTGTGCTTGGTGCAACCTCCTTGAGTAGGTGGATCTCCAGTCAAAAGCTAAGCTttatgccattttttttttcatttaatactTGATATGATTGATTTTGAATCAATCGTATATaaaaacctttatttttatttatttattcattagtTGGAGATAAATCATgtaatatttaacaaaatatataaggtGTTGGTGTTTCATTATAGCACTAGACAATTTATTGTACATTACTACAATGAAATTACATTTTTCCctacaatggaaaaaaaagcCTTAGAGGTAGGGGTGctttagtcttttttatttgctcattggtcattataaaattattgggGATATGTTAGCCTTTTTCAATTTCCTGTACAACAAAAATATGCTTTTACTCTCATggtcaataaaatttaaagctgttgactgtgttttttttttaaccttttcacGTGCTTttaaacaatcaaaatatttcTTCACTTTTAGAATCAAAAacatgttgggtttttttttttttcattcttcgtATATAATGAAAATATGTTGTTGTCCTTAGAAAGGATAAAAGATAAGATTTGCATTtgaggtatttttatattttcatatgagtttttttttaattaccaaagTTATGGGagtgttttggtattttcatgtatactttttattttttattattttaaaaagctacTAGTGTGTACTCATTACACACCAGCGAGTGAGTAACATCTATGCCATTTGGACGTTGTATGCAGCGTCACCCGATGTCTAAACATGACCTTCCACGATGTTTTTGAAAGCTTTGTTGTGCTCTCTTCCTCATAGTGTAGCATGTGACGGTATATTGTGGTTGGATTGTTCCTGGtggttgttttttctctttctcctccTAGATAAAGTGCATgcttgttctttttgttttttttcttttcaatttcaatttccattcttttgatttcttattttgttcttattctttttataaaaggtttattttttttcaatctagccatcaattataattgttttcattctggtccttattcttttggtttttaatttattttttggcccttttgttaaagtttttttttgctttcaacttcattcttcaattaaagttctttctttttgctttttcaattgcagtccttatttttttttcttatttcattctcattcattttataagagttttgtttgtttgaatttaatccttcaattacaatttctcatatgtttttttttgtctttttagccCTTACGCTTTTGacttttcatttatttccttgctcttttgttaaagtcttattggcttttaatttcatccttcaatcaaaatttatgttgttttattatttttttaatttgacccttattcttttgatttgtttttctttttgttacagttatttttcaattcaatttaaccccaccaagttaatttttttgtttgccttttaattaatcttttttttttcacccttgttattttaattaaaaaaatttcttagatcattttgtttaattgattttttttcctgatttcatcttttaaaatttgatttgttggtGATTCGgctttgcatttttttctatttgtagTGCTTTTTATCTAATGACttaggtcatgagtttgaaaagttaatgtcgtttgatattttttttttccttctcattttcttttatgatcttATAGTTCtacattatatattaattttaatattggttttgtAATTAACTTTGATTTCCTGTCGTTGAGTTTATCCTAGTCTCATGACTTAGGTCACGAGTTTTGCATGTCTTTTTTTagatagaagttttttttttttttttaaaattgttttgtttatgtttgatttttgaagatattattctaaatcatttataattctttttttatacatatgaactttatttttcaaaataaaaatagacattttaaattaatacttctTATATGTTCGACATTGCGTagtatttttttagggtttgagtttatttcataaattttatttatatttctattatcttttattgttttaaataagtTCAATAAAATCAATCGGGTAAATGTCTCAATTTATGTtgttaaatatcttgatttatattcatttctcaatttttttaatgtctcttttggttattattaacaatatatttgtttatttacatagataattatcaatttatttaaatggATTGTTGCagatattttgtaatttatatttttattgttttatgtaaaaaaagacATCAAGATAGTCTATgcacctaatattttttttttaaaaaaattacagccaCCGTTAGAATGCAGGTTAAATagttagtgtgtgtgtgtgtgtgtaaaggaAGTATGTTTACCTTCAACTTTTTGGCCAAACGTAGGCCAACAGCCAAACAGACGCGAGTCGTGGAGACAATTGGAATCCTGTTCTGGGCATAAAAACAGGATCTCACCATGTATTtgtcaaaagaagaagaagaagaagacaggttaaatcatgtttttttacttgtCCATAAAcatcacatattttttaataatacttgtgaACACGAAATTAACATTAACCATGAATTCAATGTCAGCTGCATAAAGATCTCACATGCCTAACGATACATGCCAAGAGTTTTCATTTTatctgttctttcttttttgccttttctGCATCTGTACTCTTATAGTCTTATGCATCTGTCCAGGCCCATTTATGCCTATCGATAAATGGATCTGGACATCTTTCTTAGCttcaaaatagatttaaaatccCAATGGGCTTGTTAAATGAGTCtgttaaaaaacattacaaaatcataaaaataccaCCGCCACCGTCCACTCTATCTTCTTTCCCAACAACTAACCAGACCCATCGAAACAAAACAATGAAGCAAGGGCTTCTCCTATGGAGTCCATGCTCTCATTCTCTCCTCTCTCCACCCTCATTTCCCTTCCTTTCCCTATCAATCCCAAGAACCAAACACACCCTTTTACCAATAGCAGCAACTCTTGATTCCACAACCACCCATCAAGAACAGCAACTGCTAACGGCAAGAGAGAGAAGGCAACTCAGAaatgagaagagagaaagtaaGGCTGGATATAATTGGCGAGAAGAACTTGAAGATAGGTTTATTAAGAAACCCAAGAAGAAACCTACTACTTCGATGGCTGAAGAGCTCAATCTTGATAAGCTTGCTCTTTTAGGTCCTCAATGGTGGATTGTTCGGGTTTCTAGAATTAGAGGAGATGAAACTGCTGATGTTCTTGCTCGGTTACTCGCTAGGAACTTCCCTCAAATCGACTTCAAGGTCACTTATTGTGTATTATATTTATTCTGCTATTTATACAAtagttttttctccttttgttgcAAATGGTGTTGTTTTTGCTATGACCAAGAGCCTAAATCTGAATGGAATTGacgtttatttttatttttttttttctgtatatgAACTCTCTGCTATAGAAAATAGCCTGAACTTAATaccatattttttgttgatttactTTAATGATGAAGTCCTTTTAATTGTAATTGGTTACATTGAACTGTATTCTGTATCACATTGTCTCATTCTTGGTCTGGATATTTAGTAGATATTAATCACCAGCACCAtggttttagtattttttaactttaggATActgctttgtttcttttattcgtttttttgaaaaattataatagcaTTCATTGGGTAGGGGTTATATCTCGGGGGTTTTATTACTTAATACACTATTGATGATTAATAATTTTGCACAGGGATTCTTGTAGTTTTCTCAaagcaatattttttgtttccagGTCTATGCTCCTTCTGTCAAGGAGAGGAGAAAACTGAAAAACGGTACCTACTCTGTTAAACCAAAACCCATCTTTCCAGGGTGTGTTTTTCTATGGTGTGTTCTAAACAAAGAGATACATGATTTTGTAAGAGAGTGTGACGGAGTTGGTGGTTTTGTTGGTGCCAAGGTTGGAAATACGTGAGTGCTTACTTTGTTCTGTTTACTTGTTATATGCTAATATCAGTTGTTTGCAATGTTCAGGCATGTTTTaggtataataatatttttatcatccaGTGCTAAAAAGTCTCAGATGAGAGCTTGCACATGAAAATATGAATAGGGATATGGCAGGGGATATAGgataaattatgttttgtatCACATTGTTGCTGATGTATAAAATGGGAAGAGTTTATATTCTAACAAGACATGAATGTTAAAGTTTGATATTTGTTCCTACATGCTGACTTTTTCTGAGTTTCTAAATATCTAACCTTGTGTCTTCTGCACTCTCGTATCTTGGATTTACATAAACTGTGTTATTTCTTTTGGCGTGATTCTTATTCATTTTGAGTAACCATTGTTCACTTGAGCAGAAAACGACAGATCAACAAGCCTAGACCAGTGTCTGATGATGACATGGAAGCAGTCTTCCAACAGGCAAAAGAGGAACAAGAAAAGGCTGATATAGGTTTTGAGGAAGAGCAGCAAGCACAGGGAGCCCTTAACTCTGTGAAGTTAGGTTCCAATAACATCACACAATCTTTTATAGATTCCAATTCCGAAGGGGGATTGAGAAAAATCTCTGGCCCTCTTGTGAGTAGCTCATCCAGAAAAAAGGGTGACCTCCCAAAAACAGGTTCAACTGTTAGGGTTGTATCTGGAACTTTTGCAGACTTTGTTGGCAGCCTTAAGAAACTAAATCGCAAAACTGGGAAGGTATATTCTTTGCTGCGTGAGCTAATTTCACTTGCTATTTTAAACGACCTCATTAGGTAATGCGTTACTTAGTAAAATGGCATACACATGAAAAAACTCCATCTGCAATCATGtatttaatatacatatttatTCAAGACACTGAATATTATTGCTCACCAAATTGTGTTATTGCAGGCAACTGTGGTGGTTACTCTCTTCGGCAAGGAGAGCTTAGTAGAATTAGATCTCAGTGAAATTGTAGCAGAGATGAAATGATGTAAATATGTGGTTTCTCTAGATAATCATTGAATGGCGAGTTTTGctaattttattagattttccCTCTCTTGTCAATGATTGTTTCTACCACTCCTCTACAAAGTGCAGTTTAATTACATATCTGTGAACTCACTATATTACATCCGCATCTGGTCAAGTAACATGCATAGTTTTAAATATGAAACACTGGAAACGTGCTGACTCCAAGTCACGTCGGTTCTTGCTTTTCAAGTCAAAAGCTTATATAAAATTTGTCTTTGGTTGATACTTAGCTCAAAGATCTCTCTCTGGCGTGCTTATATTATTCATAGATCAACAATTTTCCTGAAGGTAGAATAGCTGCCCTGCTCCAGATGGTGATTCGAAAACAGTTCTCTTCTAAGATTTTAATTGACACTTGCATCCATCGGAATTACCAGCCTACACAGCTAGATGACTGGGATGGATGTGGAAGCATGTGAGTTTGCTTTGTCCGTTCAAAGCATATGATAAATGcagagtgtatgatattacaatttcATATGTAAAGGCAGAATgtaaatattcatatttttcaGGAAAACCACGGAATGACAGAAATGTCACGGGGGTTTGCTGGCACTGGACCATTGCATTTGTCCAAATCCATAAATTTATCTGACATCGGCAAGGTCAAATGCTGGTACACAAGAGTTCAACCACTTTCTTGTAGATCGATATAGCATACAGTACCTGTAgcatttaaaaattcatatgaaaaatgtACACAGATGGACTAAATCCGTGTGCTTTAGCCTTGCTTTGTtatgctgatttgttctttttttttttttttttttttaatggatcgCACGGTGGAAAATGGCATGTAGTATATAGTGTAGCTGTAGATATCTGTTTTTTTTGGGCTGCAAACCGAGACCATGAGAAAGAATAAAGGGTAAACCAAGCCCACGAATAGACAAAAGGCTCTAAAACAAGCCCAAATGATGCAAAGGAAATGGGCTCAAACACGAGCCCATCAATCCTCTTATTTTCGCATGTTTCatgcaattcttttttaatgctAACATGACTACCCATCGCCACGAAACACGTAAATATTGTGTTAAAATGCCAGGGATGCCGACCTAAACGCGTCGTTTTACATGACAGTGCGACCATCCATAATAAAGGTAGTCATAGTGTAtgattaaataacaaataaattcacATGATTCATGGATATATAAAAACCCATGACTAAACAAGTAAGAACAAGCTCCATGCTCATTTACTCTTCCATAAACATAGAAAGAGAGGGACTTGTACGTTCTCATTCAATCTCACACCATCTCTTGTATTTTTCTTGCAAACACAACCTCGCATGTCTTCCTTCAGCTACACTAGTTCTAACAGAAGCCTCGAAAGTTCCTCCTAGCCTATTACGAGACTTGTTTTGAAGGTGCTCTTAAAACCCTTAGTTCAGCAGCCACTTTTAACAATTCAATCTATAAAGCTCATTAACCAGCCAAGGAAAGACCCATAATCCTTTAAATGTTTCTCCAACTTTGTCAATGGTGTTGTTTGTGGGGGAATTGAACAAAAATCAGTtcaatttcttcctttcttAGTTTATTCCATGACTAACAACCTAAAAATTCAAGGATATGGAAAAGTGACGGACCTCACCGCATATATGTTGGCTCCTCTAGATCTTCAAAAACTAACGTGACAAATATGGATGCTTTCGTAGCTTGGTCTGGGGTGCTGCCAGGCCAATGAAATGGGCATGACGggtgttttttgaaaatatcaagctcaataatattttttattttttttataactcagTCTGGGCCAACTTATGCATACCATAATTAATCCTCAGGGTCCATTAAACATCCTGTAAGCCcagtaaatatataaaacactTCGAAGATAACAGACGTGCACAATAAAATTCGAATCTATATGCAATGAAAAGGAACAAGTCTTTTCAATCGCTGGACCACACCCTCATGTGCCAAGctcaataatttttgttattagatATGGTTGGATTCGTTGCACTTATGGAttcaaaaaaatactaattttgtATTGTTAATGAATAATTGAATAACAACAATACTTTATATTAGGCTAGTAGCTATAAACTGCTTGAAAATAATCGAGGAACTCATGAGTGCCTTCGAAATGAAACTAGGTAGTACATAGTATTGTTACGTGGAAAACTTATACAAttcaattttgtttgatttgtgcCCAACTGAAATTTATGAGAAAACCATGCATtctaacaaaacaataaaagagttagggaattcaaattaaaaaaaaaatgttaatggaTGACTTttccaaaatttataaaaaggaAGGAGATggtttgaattcaaattttaaacgAAAAATATGGTCATCaaattagaattagaattatgtat includes:
- the LOC118048393 gene encoding cytochrome P450 76A1-like, coding for MVASYAYLTEAELISSYQAMEWLWPSNLSISLSLFSLALLSLLLLRAKSGRKRHPPGPSGWPILGNLFDLGSMPHRTLADMRQKHGDVIWLRLGAMNTMVILSAKAATEFFKNHDLSFSDRTITETLRAHGYDQGSLALAPYGSYWRVLRRLVTVDMIVTKRINETASIRRKCVDDMLQWIEEESCKVGKASGIHVARFVFLMTFNMLGNLMLSRDLLDPESKVGSEFFDAMMGLMEWSGHANLADFFPWLRRLDLQGLRKNMERDLGKAMEIASKFVKERVEDKKVTSDSRRDFLDVLLEFRGNGKDEPDKLSERDLNIFILEIFMAGSETTSSTVEWALTELLCNPESMIKVKAELAQVVRASKKVEESDMENLPFLQAVVKETLRLHPPVPFLVPRRAVQDTTFMGYDIPRNTQVLVNAWAIGRDPDSWDDPSSFMPERFIGARVDYRGQDLEFIPFGAGRRMCAGVPLAHRVLHLALGSLLHHFDWEFEANVNPAGVDMKDRMGITVRKSEPLMAVPKRFNKA
- the LOC118048405 gene encoding uncharacterized protein; the encoded protein is MKQGLLLWSPCSHSLLSPPSFPFLSLSIPRTKHTLLPIAATLDSTTTHQEQQLLTARERRQLRNEKRESKAGYNWREELEDRFIKKPKKKPTTSMAEELNLDKLALLGPQWWIVRVSRIRGDETADVLARLLARNFPQIDFKVYAPSVKERRKLKNGTYSVKPKPIFPGCVFLWCVLNKEIHDFVRECDGVGGFVGAKVGNTKRQINKPRPVSDDDMEAVFQQAKEEQEKADIGFEEEQQAQGALNSVKLGSNNITQSFIDSNSEGGLRKISGPLVSSSSRKKGDLPKTGSTVRVVSGTFADFVGSLKKLNRKTGKATVVVTLFGKESLVELDLSEIVAEMK